From Lutra lutra chromosome 14, mLutLut1.2, whole genome shotgun sequence, a single genomic window includes:
- the TIAL1 gene encoding nucleolysin TIAR isoform X3 — MITEQPDSRRVNSSVGFSVLQHTSNDPYCFVEFYEHRDAAAALAAMNGRKILGKEVKVNWATTPSSQKKDTSNHFHVFVGDLSPEITTEDIKSAFAPFGKISDARVVKDMATGKSKGYGFVSFYNKLDAENAIVHMGGQWLGGRQIRTNWATRKPPAPKSTQENNTKQLRFEDVVNQSSPKNCTVYCGGIASGLTDQLMRQTFSPFGQIMEIRVFPEKGYSFVRFSTHESAAHAIVSVNGTTIEGHVVKCYWGKESPDMTKNFQQVDYSQWGQWSQVYGNPQQYGQYMANGWQVPPYGVYGQPWNQQGFGVDQSPSAAWMGGFGAQPPQGQAPPPVIPPPNQAGYGMASYQTQ, encoded by the exons ATGATAACAGAG CAACCCGATAGCAGAAGGGTCAACTCTTCTGTTGGATTTTCTGTTTTGCAGCATACAAGCAATGACCCATATTGCTTTGTGGAATTTTATGAACACAGAGATGCAGCTGCTGCATTAGCTGctatgaatgggagaaaaattttgGGAAAG gaGGTCAAAGTAAACTGGGCAACAACACCAAGTAGCCAGAAAAAAGATACTTCCA ATCACTTCCATGTGTTTGTTGGGGATTTGAGTCCAGAAATTACAACAGAAGATATCAAATCAGCATTTGCCCCCTTTGGTAAAATATC GGATGCCCGAGTAGTTAAAGACATGGCAACTGGAAAATCCAAAGGCTAtggttttgtatctttttataacAAACTG GATGCAGAAAATGCAATTGTGCATATGGGAGGTCAGTGGCTGGGTGGTCGTCAGATCAGAACTAACTGGGCCACACGTAAACCACCTGCACCTAAAAGTACACAAGAAA ATAACACTAAGCAGTTGAGATTTGAAGATGTAGTAAACCAGTCAAGTCCAAAAAATTGTACTGTGTACTGTGGAGGAATTGCCTCTGGGTTAACAG aTCAGCTTATGAGACAGACTTTCTCACCATTTggacaaattatggaaataagAGTTTTTCCAGAGAAAGGCTATTCATTCGTCAG ATTTTCCACCCACGAAAGTGCGGCCCATGCCATTGTTTCGGTGAACGGCACTACAATTGAAGGACATGTTGTTAAATGCTATTGGGGTAAAGAATCTCCTGATATGACTAAAAACTTCCAACAG GTCGACTATAGTCAGTGGGGGCAGTGGAGCCAGGTTTATGGAAACCCACAACAGTATGGACAGTATATGGCAAACGGGTGGCAAGTACCACCTTACGGAGTATACGGGCAACCGTGGAACCAGCAAGGATTTGGAGTAGA tcaATCACCTTCTGCTGCTTGGATGGGTGGATTTGGTGCTCAGCCTCCCCAAGGACAAGCTCCTCCCCCTGTAATACCTCCTCCTAACCAAGCTGGATATGGTATGGCAAGTTACCAAACACAGTGA
- the TIAL1 gene encoding nucleolysin TIAR isoform X2 — protein sequence MMEDDGQPRTLYVGNLSRDVTEVLILQLFSQIGPCKSCKMITEHTSNDPYCFVEFYEHRDAAAALAAMNGRKILGKEVKVNWATTPSSQKKDTSNHFHVFVGDLSPEITTEDIKSAFAPFGKISDARVVKDMATGKSKGYGFVSFYNKLDAENAIVHMGGQWLGGRQIRTNWATRKPPAPKSTQENNTKQLRFEDVVNQSSPKNCTVYCGGIASGLTDQLMRQTFSPFGQIMEIRVFPEKGYSFVRFSTHESAAHAIVSVNGTTIEGHVVKCYWGKESPDMTKNFQQVDYSQWGQWSQVYGNPQQYGQYMANGWQVPPYGVYGQPWNQQGFGVDQSPSAAWMGGFGAQPPQGQAPPPVIPPPNQAGYGMASYQTQ from the exons ATACGTAGGTAACCTCTCCAGAGATGTGACAGAAGTCCTTATCCTTCAGTTATTCAGTCAGATCGGACCCTGTAAAAGCTGTAAAATGATAACAGAG CATACAAGCAATGACCCATATTGCTTTGTGGAATTTTATGAACACAGAGATGCAGCTGCTGCATTAGCTGctatgaatgggagaaaaattttgGGAAAG gaGGTCAAAGTAAACTGGGCAACAACACCAAGTAGCCAGAAAAAAGATACTTCCA ATCACTTCCATGTGTTTGTTGGGGATTTGAGTCCAGAAATTACAACAGAAGATATCAAATCAGCATTTGCCCCCTTTGGTAAAATATC GGATGCCCGAGTAGTTAAAGACATGGCAACTGGAAAATCCAAAGGCTAtggttttgtatctttttataacAAACTG GATGCAGAAAATGCAATTGTGCATATGGGAGGTCAGTGGCTGGGTGGTCGTCAGATCAGAACTAACTGGGCCACACGTAAACCACCTGCACCTAAAAGTACACAAGAAA ATAACACTAAGCAGTTGAGATTTGAAGATGTAGTAAACCAGTCAAGTCCAAAAAATTGTACTGTGTACTGTGGAGGAATTGCCTCTGGGTTAACAG aTCAGCTTATGAGACAGACTTTCTCACCATTTggacaaattatggaaataagAGTTTTTCCAGAGAAAGGCTATTCATTCGTCAG ATTTTCCACCCACGAAAGTGCGGCCCATGCCATTGTTTCGGTGAACGGCACTACAATTGAAGGACATGTTGTTAAATGCTATTGGGGTAAAGAATCTCCTGATATGACTAAAAACTTCCAACAG GTCGACTATAGTCAGTGGGGGCAGTGGAGCCAGGTTTATGGAAACCCACAACAGTATGGACAGTATATGGCAAACGGGTGGCAAGTACCACCTTACGGAGTATACGGGCAACCGTGGAACCAGCAAGGATTTGGAGTAGA tcaATCACCTTCTGCTGCTTGGATGGGTGGATTTGGTGCTCAGCCTCCCCAAGGACAAGCTCCTCCCCCTGTAATACCTCCTCCTAACCAAGCTGGATATGGTATGGCAAGTTACCAAACACAGTGA
- the TIAL1 gene encoding nucleolysin TIAR isoform X1: MMEDDGQPRTLYVGNLSRDVTEVLILQLFSQIGPCKSCKMITEQPDSRRVNSSVGFSVLQHTSNDPYCFVEFYEHRDAAAALAAMNGRKILGKEVKVNWATTPSSQKKDTSNHFHVFVGDLSPEITTEDIKSAFAPFGKISDARVVKDMATGKSKGYGFVSFYNKLDAENAIVHMGGQWLGGRQIRTNWATRKPPAPKSTQENNTKQLRFEDVVNQSSPKNCTVYCGGIASGLTDQLMRQTFSPFGQIMEIRVFPEKGYSFVRFSTHESAAHAIVSVNGTTIEGHVVKCYWGKESPDMTKNFQQVDYSQWGQWSQVYGNPQQYGQYMANGWQVPPYGVYGQPWNQQGFGVDQSPSAAWMGGFGAQPPQGQAPPPVIPPPNQAGYGMASYQTQ, from the exons ATACGTAGGTAACCTCTCCAGAGATGTGACAGAAGTCCTTATCCTTCAGTTATTCAGTCAGATCGGACCCTGTAAAAGCTGTAAAATGATAACAGAG CAACCCGATAGCAGAAGGGTCAACTCTTCTGTTGGATTTTCTGTTTTGCAGCATACAAGCAATGACCCATATTGCTTTGTGGAATTTTATGAACACAGAGATGCAGCTGCTGCATTAGCTGctatgaatgggagaaaaattttgGGAAAG gaGGTCAAAGTAAACTGGGCAACAACACCAAGTAGCCAGAAAAAAGATACTTCCA ATCACTTCCATGTGTTTGTTGGGGATTTGAGTCCAGAAATTACAACAGAAGATATCAAATCAGCATTTGCCCCCTTTGGTAAAATATC GGATGCCCGAGTAGTTAAAGACATGGCAACTGGAAAATCCAAAGGCTAtggttttgtatctttttataacAAACTG GATGCAGAAAATGCAATTGTGCATATGGGAGGTCAGTGGCTGGGTGGTCGTCAGATCAGAACTAACTGGGCCACACGTAAACCACCTGCACCTAAAAGTACACAAGAAA ATAACACTAAGCAGTTGAGATTTGAAGATGTAGTAAACCAGTCAAGTCCAAAAAATTGTACTGTGTACTGTGGAGGAATTGCCTCTGGGTTAACAG aTCAGCTTATGAGACAGACTTTCTCACCATTTggacaaattatggaaataagAGTTTTTCCAGAGAAAGGCTATTCATTCGTCAG ATTTTCCACCCACGAAAGTGCGGCCCATGCCATTGTTTCGGTGAACGGCACTACAATTGAAGGACATGTTGTTAAATGCTATTGGGGTAAAGAATCTCCTGATATGACTAAAAACTTCCAACAG GTCGACTATAGTCAGTGGGGGCAGTGGAGCCAGGTTTATGGAAACCCACAACAGTATGGACAGTATATGGCAAACGGGTGGCAAGTACCACCTTACGGAGTATACGGGCAACCGTGGAACCAGCAAGGATTTGGAGTAGA tcaATCACCTTCTGCTGCTTGGATGGGTGGATTTGGTGCTCAGCCTCCCCAAGGACAAGCTCCTCCCCCTGTAATACCTCCTCCTAACCAAGCTGGATATGGTATGGCAAGTTACCAAACACAGTGA
- the TIAL1 gene encoding nucleolysin TIAR isoform X4, with protein MITEHTSNDPYCFVEFYEHRDAAAALAAMNGRKILGKEVKVNWATTPSSQKKDTSNHFHVFVGDLSPEITTEDIKSAFAPFGKISDARVVKDMATGKSKGYGFVSFYNKLDAENAIVHMGGQWLGGRQIRTNWATRKPPAPKSTQENNTKQLRFEDVVNQSSPKNCTVYCGGIASGLTDQLMRQTFSPFGQIMEIRVFPEKGYSFVRFSTHESAAHAIVSVNGTTIEGHVVKCYWGKESPDMTKNFQQVDYSQWGQWSQVYGNPQQYGQYMANGWQVPPYGVYGQPWNQQGFGVDQSPSAAWMGGFGAQPPQGQAPPPVIPPPNQAGYGMASYQTQ; from the exons ATGATAACAGAG CATACAAGCAATGACCCATATTGCTTTGTGGAATTTTATGAACACAGAGATGCAGCTGCTGCATTAGCTGctatgaatgggagaaaaattttgGGAAAG gaGGTCAAAGTAAACTGGGCAACAACACCAAGTAGCCAGAAAAAAGATACTTCCA ATCACTTCCATGTGTTTGTTGGGGATTTGAGTCCAGAAATTACAACAGAAGATATCAAATCAGCATTTGCCCCCTTTGGTAAAATATC GGATGCCCGAGTAGTTAAAGACATGGCAACTGGAAAATCCAAAGGCTAtggttttgtatctttttataacAAACTG GATGCAGAAAATGCAATTGTGCATATGGGAGGTCAGTGGCTGGGTGGTCGTCAGATCAGAACTAACTGGGCCACACGTAAACCACCTGCACCTAAAAGTACACAAGAAA ATAACACTAAGCAGTTGAGATTTGAAGATGTAGTAAACCAGTCAAGTCCAAAAAATTGTACTGTGTACTGTGGAGGAATTGCCTCTGGGTTAACAG aTCAGCTTATGAGACAGACTTTCTCACCATTTggacaaattatggaaataagAGTTTTTCCAGAGAAAGGCTATTCATTCGTCAG ATTTTCCACCCACGAAAGTGCGGCCCATGCCATTGTTTCGGTGAACGGCACTACAATTGAAGGACATGTTGTTAAATGCTATTGGGGTAAAGAATCTCCTGATATGACTAAAAACTTCCAACAG GTCGACTATAGTCAGTGGGGGCAGTGGAGCCAGGTTTATGGAAACCCACAACAGTATGGACAGTATATGGCAAACGGGTGGCAAGTACCACCTTACGGAGTATACGGGCAACCGTGGAACCAGCAAGGATTTGGAGTAGA tcaATCACCTTCTGCTGCTTGGATGGGTGGATTTGGTGCTCAGCCTCCCCAAGGACAAGCTCCTCCCCCTGTAATACCTCCTCCTAACCAAGCTGGATATGGTATGGCAAGTTACCAAACACAGTGA
- the TIAL1 gene encoding nucleolysin TIAR isoform X5 gives MDARVVKDMATGKSKGYGFVSFYNKLDAENAIVHMGGQWLGGRQIRTNWATRKPPAPKSTQENNTKQLRFEDVVNQSSPKNCTVYCGGIASGLTDQLMRQTFSPFGQIMEIRVFPEKGYSFVRFSTHESAAHAIVSVNGTTIEGHVVKCYWGKESPDMTKNFQQVDYSQWGQWSQVYGNPQQYGQYMANGWQVPPYGVYGQPWNQQGFGVDQSPSAAWMGGFGAQPPQGQAPPPVIPPPNQAGYGMASYQTQ, from the exons AT GGATGCCCGAGTAGTTAAAGACATGGCAACTGGAAAATCCAAAGGCTAtggttttgtatctttttataacAAACTG GATGCAGAAAATGCAATTGTGCATATGGGAGGTCAGTGGCTGGGTGGTCGTCAGATCAGAACTAACTGGGCCACACGTAAACCACCTGCACCTAAAAGTACACAAGAAA ATAACACTAAGCAGTTGAGATTTGAAGATGTAGTAAACCAGTCAAGTCCAAAAAATTGTACTGTGTACTGTGGAGGAATTGCCTCTGGGTTAACAG aTCAGCTTATGAGACAGACTTTCTCACCATTTggacaaattatggaaataagAGTTTTTCCAGAGAAAGGCTATTCATTCGTCAG ATTTTCCACCCACGAAAGTGCGGCCCATGCCATTGTTTCGGTGAACGGCACTACAATTGAAGGACATGTTGTTAAATGCTATTGGGGTAAAGAATCTCCTGATATGACTAAAAACTTCCAACAG GTCGACTATAGTCAGTGGGGGCAGTGGAGCCAGGTTTATGGAAACCCACAACAGTATGGACAGTATATGGCAAACGGGTGGCAAGTACCACCTTACGGAGTATACGGGCAACCGTGGAACCAGCAAGGATTTGGAGTAGA tcaATCACCTTCTGCTGCTTGGATGGGTGGATTTGGTGCTCAGCCTCCCCAAGGACAAGCTCCTCCCCCTGTAATACCTCCTCCTAACCAAGCTGGATATGGTATGGCAAGTTACCAAACACAGTGA